In one Lycorma delicatula isolate Av1 chromosome 5, ASM4794821v1, whole genome shotgun sequence genomic region, the following are encoded:
- the LOC142325589 gene encoding annexin B9-like isoform X2, producing the protein MCPVEKCCPSHKPTYFDKESTIKQLEDGKLDTFIKIMTLLSVDQRLNVNKEFLNRHHKNIIDTLKTDDAKKSVKDSINKLMMTPAEIYAEELNYALQKENIELTCEILFTVSKYGLSIILDAYKEKYKVTADSDINQYIKKNGDAKNLFLLYVKQTSNRKTTTDENAAATEADNIYNNKGTSWEAHFDQTLARESLEQMRIIFKKFEEKYKLTLECFIDKHGLATMKTTYKNIVTMIKNPELYLANKLNKALPSSISLKLTTDRDLIRILVARTQIDVGSIQHAFSEIPEVKKKGDGLIGRINLVCSEKFATILTLLIYKHPVSLGFESS; encoded by the exons CCTTCACATAAACCAACTTATTTTGACAAGGAATCTACTATAAAACAACTTGAAGATGGAAAGTTGgatacgtttattaaaattatgacttTGTTAAGTGTAGATCAAAGATTAAACGTAAATAAGGAGTTCTTAAACAGACACCACAAG AATATCATAGACACACTAAAAACAGATGATgctaaaaaaagtgttaaagattcaattaataaattaatgatgacGCCAGCTGAAATATATGCAGAGGAATTGAACTATgctttacaaaaagaaaatattgaacttaCTTGTGAAATATTGTTTACAGTTAGTAAATATGGACTCTCAATAATATTGGATGCCTATAAAGAga AATACAAAGTAACTGCAGATTCTGATATTAACCAgtacataaaaaagaatggtGATGCAAAGAACTTGTTTTTGCTGTACGTGAAg cAAACTTCAAATAGAAAAACTACTACAGATGAAAATGCAGCAGCCACTGAAGCAGATAATATCTACAACAACAAAG GAACATCTTGGGAAGCTCATTTTGATCAGACACTTGCCAGAGAATCACTTGAACAAATgcgtataatatttaaaaaatttgaagaaaagtacaAGCTTACATTGGAATGTTTTATTGACAAACATGGTCTAGCAACAATGAAAACTACCTACAAAAACATTG ttactaTGATAAAGAATCCTGAACTATACCTagctaacaaattaaataaagcatTGCCATCATCCATTTCACTGAAGCTAACAACAGACAGAGATTTAATTCGTATTTTAGTAGCACGTACACAAATAGATGTTGGGTCAATACAACATGCATTCAGTGAAATacctgaagttaagaaaaaaggtGACGGTCTAATAGGACGTATT aatttagtATGCTCAGAGAAATTTGCAACAATTCTCACTTTGCTGATATATAAACATCCAGtttcactaggatttgaatctagttaa